The following proteins come from a genomic window of Hydractinia symbiolongicarpus strain clone_291-10 chromosome 2, HSymV2.1, whole genome shotgun sequence:
- the LOC130630703 gene encoding myb-like protein X: MTTSAEELKRALQTRQIDNLAPKPFGTHSTSFKGRSVTGNGTTQTQGVGPQLTSNDLSKHKLKPVSSSNSVVKEEKPDESNVPEFLKHRLKSPAERKAAAAQKDNAQKTISNALGKKPLASQKPTIKPKVVPKLPYKEEKKDIVSSEKSNNSDNNDESDGITKIRSGSVRNSVNFFKEIDQKAHPNPPPKAPVKPPIKPKFNIVKDQPVRVQEEQEEENYDDVVEIINKGTDHKTVVQESVETAGSNNCEEECYYDDVDPDSFPQYNPQRPCEQSTSELYDDVCNGDNNDEIYDDVCEEVLSPCEPASKTLSSVNTAVRSSELQQETKSDFTPVKLPKTFSYIDPDKLIPPFGLDKWLKAILHSNQSKLKDFANFTTQGDDTAVKMIPTEDDEITDEIYDDVAGPAAPVKEVSDSPKLDSKSAKERKKEEKEKADREKREKREKEKKEKKEKEEKEKEKKRREKEYKQFNLNPDLALPLIGTVMCKVDYKPKGKTDLTYQIGDEINIINVPNESCPNGKMLVQHCGTGRIGYVLRQDFGMELPPEDHRSRSVSLIPTEDDLEEVQETYEEINVHQAPPVPETPRPHLRPEAPIEEDMYNDIADEPAEDIYEEI, encoded by the exons ATGACTACCAGCGCTGAGGAATTGAAAAGGGCACTACAAACCAGGCAGATTGATAATTTAGCTCCAAAACCCTTTGGAACTCATTCAACCTCCTTTAAAGGACGCAGTGTTACAGGCAACGGTACTACACAAACTCAAGGTGTGGGACCACAGTTGACATCTAATGACTTGTCAAAACACAAACTAAAACCAGTTTCAAGCTCAAATAGTGTAGTAAAGGAAGAAAAACCAGATGAGTCAAATGTGCCAGAATTTCTTAAACATCGACTAAAATCTCCTGCTGAAAGAAAAGCAGCTGCTGCACAAAAAGACAATGCTCAAAAAACTATTTCAAACGCATTAGGTAAGAAACCTCTCGCTTCTCAAAAGCCCACAATAAAACCAAAAGTAGTACCAAAGCTGCCATATAAAGAGGAAAAGAAAGATATTGTGAGTAGTGAGAAAAGCAATAATTCTGATAATAATGACGAATCTGATGGAATTACTAAAATTAGGTCAGGATCTGTTCGCAACagtgtgaatttttttaaagaaattgatcAAAAAGCACATCCAAATCCCCCACCTAAGGCTCCTGTTAAACCACCAATTAAACCAAAATTTAACATTGTAAAAGATCAACCTGTTCGTGTtcaagaagaacaagaagaagaGAATTACGATGATGTGGTGGAAATAATCAACAAAGGGACAGATCATAAAACTGTTGTGCAGGAAAGTGTTGAAACGGCTGGGAGTAATAATTGTGAGGAAGAATGTTACTACGATGATGTTGATCCCGATTCTTTTCCACAATATAATCCGCAAAGACCATGTGAGCAGTCAACTTCAGAATTATACGATGATGTATGTAATGGTGACAATAATGATGAAATATACGATGATGTTTGTGAAGAAGTGTTATCACCTTGTGAACCAGCAAGTAAGACACTGTCAAGTGTAAACACGGCTGTGAGAAGCAGCGAGTTGCAACAAGAAACAAAAAGTGATTTTACCCCAGTTAAATTAccgaaaacattttcatatattgATCCAGACAAATTAATTCCACCATTCGGTTTGGACAAATGGCTGAAAGCTATTTTACATTCCAATCAATCAAAATTGAaagattttgcaaattttacaaCTCAAGGTGACGACACAGCTGTTAAAATGATACCTACTGAAGATGATGAGATAACAG atGAAATTTATGATGATGTTGCAGG GCCTGCTGCTCCTGTGAAGGAAGTCAGTGATAGCccaaaattggactctaagtcTGCGAAAGAAcgtaagaaagaagaaaaagaaaaagcagatcgtgagaaaagagaaaagcgtgaaaaagagaaaaaagaaaaaaaagaaaaggaagaaaaagagAAGGAGAAGAAAAGACGTGAAAAAGAGTACAAACAATTCAAT TTGAATCCTGATCTTGCTCTACCATTAATTGGCACAGTCATGTGTAAGGTGGATTACAAACCGAAAGGAAAGACAGATTTGACATATCAAATTGGTGATGAAATCAATATTATTAACGTTCCAAACGAATCATGTCCAAATGGTAAAATGTTGGTACAACATTGTGGTACAGGAAGAA TCGGCTATGTTTTACGTCAAGATTTTGGAATGGAACTT CCACCTGAGGATCATAGATCGCGCAGTGTGAG TCTCATTCCAACGGAAGACGATTTGGAAGAAGTTCAAGAAACATATGAAGAAATCAACGTTCATCAAGCACCCCCTGTTCCTGAAACACCACGCCCTCATTTACGCCCGGAAG cACCTATTGAGGAAGACATGTATAACGATATTGCAGATGAAC CGGCGGAAGATATTTATGAAGAAATTTAA
- the LOC130627754 gene encoding shematrin-like protein 1, which produces MKTTIAFILFYVAVLSINATPAINTNNEGQENAPVVNDAVENNQANNDEQLPNDEIEEENYPEEEDEKDEDGELEANDPYQVRSYRRYGRYGGSYGRYTGGYTGRYIGSRYTGRYSRIGSRYGTYGRLSRFRSYRPSYGSSYRRYTTGGYNRYSEYGSRGRYNRYGSSYRRYTPRYRSYRRYTTGRYGTKY; this is translated from the exons ATGAAGACAACTATTGCTTTTATATTGTTCTACGTTGCTGTCTTGTCTA TTAATGCTACACCAGCCATCAATACCAATAACGAAG GCCAAGAAAATGCACCTGTGGTCAATGATGCTGTAGAAAACAACCAAGCTAATAATGACGAACAATTACCCAACGACGAGATCGAAGAAGAAAATTATCCTGAAGAGGAGGATGAAAAGGACGAAGATGGAGAATTAGAAGCAAATGATCCTTATCAAGTCCGCTCTTATCGTAGATACGGACGATATGGTGGAAGTTATGGTAGGTATACTGGCGGATATACCGGTCGGTACATTGGAAGTCGATACACTGGTCGATATTCCCGAATTGGGTCAAGATACGGTACCTATGGTCGATTAAGCCGATTCAGATCATACCGACCATCGTATGGTTCGTCTTACCGTCGATATACGACTGGAGGATACAATCGATACAGTGAATATGGAAGCCGTGGTCGTTACAACCGCTATGGAAGCTCGTATAGACGCTACACTCCTCGATACAGATCTTATCGTCGCTATACCACTGGTCGATATGGAACCAAATATTAG
- the LOC130627770 gene encoding shematrin-like protein 1: MKTTIAFILFYVAVLSVNAAPAINSNNEGQENALIVNDAVEKNQANDEEQLPNDEIEEEDYPEEEDAEEEDDEDGELKVNDPYQVRSYRRYGRYGGSYGRYTGGYTGRYIGSRYSGRYSRIGSRYGSYGRLSRFRSYRPSYGSSYRRYTTGRYNRYSRYGSRGRYNRYGSSYRRYTPRYRSYRRYTTGRYETKY, encoded by the exons ATGAAGACAACCATTGCTTTTATATTGTTCTACGTTGCTGTCTTGTCTG ttAATGCTGCACCAGCCATCAATAGCAATAACGAAg GCCAAGAAAATGCACTTATTGTCAATGATGCTGTAGAAAAGAACCAAGCTAACGACGAGGAACAATTACCCAACGACGAAATTGAAGAAGAAGATTATCCTGAAGAGGAGGATGCAGAGGAAGAAGATGACGAAGATGGAGAATTAAAAGTAAATGATCCTTATCAAGTCCGCTCTTATCGTAGATACGGACGATATGGTGGAAGTTATGGTAGGTATACTGGCGGATATACCGGTCGGTACATTGGAAGTCGATACAGTGGTCGATATTCCCGAATTGGGTCAAGATACGGTTCCTATGGTCGATTAAGCCGATTCAGATCATACCGACCATCGTATGGTTCGTCTTACCGTCGATATACGACTGGACGATACAATCGATACAGTCGATATGGAAGCCGTGGTCGTTACAACCGCTATGGAAGCTCGTATAGACGCTACACTCCTCGATACAGATCTTATCGTCGCTATACCACTGGTCGATATGAAACCAAATATTAG
- the LOC130630133 gene encoding zinc metalloproteinase nas-1-like has protein sequence MSYSLKDRGRQLLSIGKECENIKTVLHEIGHAIGFFHEQSRSDRDSYIKVMKDNFIEKDSRFENQFYVFKTASDSMGYPYDFESIMHYPGDLGAKNGTKTMEILEKYRYLNFTLGMKEDLTFLDIARARAMYKCNKIPSPESKMVCVSRKTKGRDYRGKLDYTEKGVMCQPWNKKYPHSHNYSLSTNEDGLGEHNYCRNPAGKRKRPWCLTTLTNHKWQYCDLKLCQN, from the exons ATGTCTTATTCTTTAAAGGATCGGG GCCGGCAGCTCCTCTCTATTGGCAAAGAATGTGAGAATATTAAAACTGTTCTTCATGAAATTGGACATGCTATTGGTTTTTTCCACGAACAATCCCGATCAGATCGAGATTCTTACATCAAAGTTATGAAAGATAATTTTATAGAGAAAGATTCAAGGTTTGAAAACCAGTTTT ATGTATTTAAAACCGCGTCAGATAGTATGGGATATCCTTACGACTTTGAGTCAATTATGCACTACCCTGGAGATTTAGGGGCAAAAAATGGAACGAAAACGAtggaaatattggaaaaataccgATATCTAAACTTTACACTAGGGATGAAAGAAGATTTAACTTTTTTGGATATTGCCCGAGCTCGAGCTATGTACAAATGCAATAAGATTCCTAGTCCAGAAAGCAAAATGGTCTGTGTTAGCAGGAAAACAAAAGGTCGTGATTACAGAGGGAAGTTGGATTACACAGAGAAAGGTGTTATGTGCCAACCCTGGAATAAGAAGTATCCGCATTCTCATAATTACAGTTTGTCAACCAACGAAGACGGACTTGGTGAACATAATTATTGTCGCAATccagctggcaaacgaaaacgtccATGGTGTCTTACAACTCTAACGAATCATAAATGGCAATACTGCGATTTAAAATTATGTCAAAATTGA